The Mycosarcoma maydis chromosome 12, whole genome shotgun sequence nucleotide sequence TCCGCaagcttccagctcgatTTGGTGCTTGGCAGCCCTTCACGGGTATCTTCAAACGGTGAATGTTGTCAGGTTCAAGCTGGACTCCAACAACAACACTTCACGATGCTTGGTTCCTTCTGGCATGATAACTGAGGTGTTGTtttgcaagccaagctgaaGCATATATACCCGGCCTTCTTGCTGGCCCAATTTGCAAGCATGAACTTTTCTCCTATCTGCTGACCCTCGTGTTCCCTAATCTCCCTTTCCCTCTTGCTATTTGCATGCTTAGCGATACAGACAGCCATTCGATCCCAGCAACATGGCAGCAGCTACGATTGCCGACTTGGATGCACCAGAGCGCATtccatcgctgctgcattCCATCGATCCAAATAGCATGATCTTCCTCCATCGCGGTCAGACACGCTTGCAGCTTGCTAAAGCGCTCTCGACCGTAGTGTATGCACCCCTTCCGCACTCGTCCCGCATTTGGCTTGTGGCCAGCGAGTTCGAAGTCATCTTGACCTTTCTTGTTTGTGCGATCATGCTCTACAAAAAGCGAGCCTTGGGTCATTTCTGGATCTTCACTAAACGCACTTCGCAGAACGGTAGCTTTGTTGTTTCCAACGCCGTCTTCACGCTCGTTCTTGGTGTGGCGAGCTACCTATTTGCATGGGATTCCCTTGCCATGATCATTTCCTCGTTCTCCTTTGCCAACATTTCAACCATGCAGTGGTGGTGCGTCATCCCTCTACCTTGGCTTCCGTTGGTCGTGAGTGCCTACATCAGCATTCACGGCTTTACGGTAGGTTGCAGCCCCCGTTCACCTCTTTCTGTCATCAACTCTCACGCGGGAACCGCCCACAAGAGGTGGTACTATGTCCCCATCGGAAAAAGCCCTATTATCCTCAATACCTTGCTTGTCCTTCCTTGCGTGCTTTTCACGATCAGCTccatcgctctcgtcgccatGTCATGTAATACCTTCTTCCGTGCAAAGGCATttgctcatcatcacctTTCGCCAGACCTGTTGCATCAGATGCAAGATTCAGCTGCTGGCCATCCCACCTCTCTTCCCAATCCTGATGACCTTGCTTCggacgagcttgtctgGCTCGCACGCAACGTGGCCGCGCGGTACATGGATGTCCATCGATACGTCTGCATCAACCTGGCTATTTTTGCAGCCGCGGCGATTTCCATCTTCATACCTTGTATCGGTTACGGCATTCCAAAcgtcgtccatctcgtcgaccatGCGTGCTCTCGCTATCCTCAGCCATTGCCTGCATCGTGCAAGAGCTTTCCGCGTAAGCTTTGGTTCCTCGTGACCAAGGGGAAGCCCGTGTCGTCGCATAGCACCACACACCTCAATCTCGGCAGTTGGAAGATGACCATCCTCGCTGTGATATATGTGTCTATCCTCGTGGTCTGCGTACCTTTGTTTGGCTTTATTCCGATATTCATAATTTGTGATACTTTCCCTCACCGCGTCCAGACGGGAAACCTTGTTCCACCCATCCTTCACGCCGTCCTAGCTGCGTCGATCATCACGATCCTTTCGTGCACTTTCGTCGCATTGTTTTGCTGTGTTTCGACGCTCGATCCGCTCTTCCGCGCTGCCATCGGTCTCAACATGCTTCGCACACATGTTCCCATCGACATTCATGTAGAGGTCCatcaaagtcgagctgAGGAGCACGACCTGACCCTATCGCCAACTTTCGTGTCAAAGGATCCGACAATGCAAGCATCGCGCAAGACCAGCCTTaagatcaagacgctcaccACCATGCCGTCCAACAGTACTTTATCCAGCATGTCAAAGCCCTCTACATTATCCGGATCGTCCGATCAAACATTCAAGGGCTAGCTTGCACCAAGGCCTTGAAGCCGATGCGCGGAATAACCATGTTTCGGGAGCTCATCTTTGTAGATGGACAGTCTTTGTACATCGCAAAGATCCTTGATGGCtcacgatcgagcttgagcaggtcTAGTTACCTTTCACCTGTGCTGCCCGCCTGTTCTTAGACACTCCCTGTACATCCGCTTCTACATTGTGACACTCTTTAGCTGGACTTGATCGTATTCTGGAATTGAAGCACATATTCCAAGCCCCGTTCTTTTCATGTCCAGAGCACTGATTGGCGCTTTCGTTTATAAGTCATGTGCACTTTCTGCTTCTGATCAATCCTGCCGCATCGGCGCATCACGTCTCGGTGGCGTGGTATTGCTGGCATTGATGTCTGAGGAGCGATGCGCGAGAAAAATCTTGTTTTGCATGCAACAAACAGACTCACACAAATCCTCCCTCACCATCTTGGTACGCTTGCTGGGCGGCCTCTTCCAACACCTGCAGATCCCACTGTTGGCCGACATTCTCCTTTGTAATGACGCGGCCTGTTCGCATCACTGACCTGATACACGTTGCTGCTACGTCCAAATGAGCAGTGGTTGGCACGTGCGCTATCAAAGGTGCGAGCCAGATCTCTGCTAAACGACAAAGCACGTCATCTTGACCAGTTTTGAGGCGGGAttcgatggcgacgaggcAGTCGATCAGGTGCGATTGgccagcgtcgagatgatggAGCGTGTCGTGGATGCACGCGATGGCTAGTTGCCAGTGTCGGTAGAGCGGCATGGTCAGCGCTCGACGTACGCATCCGATGAGCGTGGACAATATGACGGATTCCAACGAGGTGCTATTGGTTGGGTGAGCAGGAACCGAGCTTGAGAGGCAACGGGAGAGCTTGGCGATAGTCCAGCCGGATTCGACTGTAGGATCGGCTTGATTCGTGCGTTCGTCGTAGCTGTATGCGAAAACCAGCTGTAGCACCAACGCTATTgtctcgacgtcgacgcttgCATCGGCTGACGAGGCGGCAGACGACGTCGTGCGTGGGGGGATGGTGGGCTGAAAGCGCAGCACAGGCGCCAGCTCATCGTCGATATCGAGAAAGTTGTCCATGTATATCCCTTCATCCCATCTCTCCTCTTCAAACGCTATCGCATGCTTCTCGCGCTCTACCGGGTCTACAGACTTCGGATCGCACACTTCGAGCACATTCCGCTTGTCTGCGCAGCCGCCCGGAATCAACGCACCACCAAAGCTGCCCTTCCAGCCGAACCCAAACCCGAGCCCTCCTCCGCTTTCCACACTGCTGACTTCGTTCGTTGGACCCACATTCTGCATCACTGGCATGCGATCCTCCATTGAAccctcgccatcatcgtcgttgacCGATGTCAAGCCCTGCTTCTGCATGGCTTGCTGCAAAAGTGCTCTAgccgcctcgtcgaccgaTGCACCCTCGACTGCCCGTACACCCACCGCTGAGCTTGTAGCACTGGCAAGAGGCGGCTCGAAGAATCCCTTGGACTGTTCTGCATCCATCAATGCGTGTTTCAGCTGGTCTTCCGGTAAGAGTTGCGGCTGCACCTGTTCCAACCCGTCAAAATGCTCACCAGGCTGCACCTTGTTGAGCGTCACTCGCCACGACACGTGCTCTttggagctgctcgattCGCACTTGGCCGCTTGTACGAGGCGCACAGCCTCTGCATCCGAATCCGGCCTCGTTACGCTACCCGGCAGCACAAGCGGTAAGTAATACGCATCGAAATGCAACCCAAAGATCCTTCCTTCCACCGCAATGTTCGGTTTCTGCCTACCCGTCCATCCACCTGCCATCCTAGCAACACATCGAACATCGATAAACACGTGTCCCTCATCTTGTGTCGCCTGGTACTCCGGTACGCTGAACCCGTCCATCGTTGCGGTCTTGTCCAAGGAAAGCTCAAGCTGAAGATGAATGTCAACATCGACGAAAAGTAACAaccaatcgtcaatcacgaatttttAGTCCCACTTTTTCACTCACCACTTTTGTTTTTCTTGATTAAACTCTCGGCGTTTTAGCCGGCACTCCACATACGTGTTAACGATAATCTGTGAATCAAAAGCCGCTGCGCAAACAGTACTTCCTGCAGTtcacaagcacgaagtgCTGGCGAGACTGTGAGAGCAAGGTGCGAGTCTTGTATGTGACCTAAAAGTCCATCACTGGTCCAGATCTTTGCGTAATGGCGCTCCGTCCAACTTTGTATCGAACATCAAGCAAACGATTCTGCCACGACATTGGCAATCCAGCACGACTGTCAAAGGTATACAATTGATTGGTGCTGTCCGTAAGTACACGTTATCACCTTGTTATGATCTGTGTGCTAGGCCATCTGACGAAGTGAGACGGCCAAATCTTTGATGAGTTGTCCAGCCTCGATAGCTACCGaattgctgctgtcgtctGGAGCTTCAATGGCGCCCGTATCTGCTGTTACATTGTCGTCATCTGCCTGTTCCAGGCCCGCGTCCACAGTCACCTCTGCAATGACACCTGCAGCTGTCATTCTATCTGCGTGCAATGCTGCCTCATGCACTACAGCAAACTCTTCCACTGCCTCCAGCAAAGTCCCGAATCCATCCTCTCTGATCACACTGGTGTCGCCGGTCTTGCTCTTGGATGTGGCAAGTTCGGCATCGAGggcagctcgacatgcCTTCAGACGAGTAGTATTGCCAACAGCATATTGAGCAATGGCGGTGGCAATCGAGTTAGAGAGGTAGGCTGCGTTGCTGTCGTTGTGgttcgctgctgccattcgAGTGCCTAAGAAGACACGGGCAAGGAGCTGGAGCGCAGAGAGCCGAGTGTCACAGGTGCACTCTGTAGCGCAggctcgtcgacgccaacaaGTAGGGTCGAGGTGTACCGATTCGAGCGTATTGCGCGCTTTGTCAAGTTGCTTGATGAGGAGATTGGTGAGgagcgcgagcgagagaTGGACAACATCGTCGAATAGCGCCACTTCGACGATTGGAGTATCATCAACATGGACCTGCTCTCGACTGTCCTGTTTGTCCCTGCTGTGTCTGGTTCCATTGCTACGCGCAGCCCGTTTGCGAATCTCCAAGGCATTGTGGAAGCTTAGAGAGAACGCTCTGATCACAGACTCTTGTAGAGATCGCGAGGAGGCTAGCGATTCGCTCCAATTTGCATCGACCTGACTCAGGTCCAACAACGACTTGAAGAGGCCGTGCAAGACTTGCAGAGCGCAACGACTTGTGCCGAGTTCAACAACAGCCTGTGCATCATTTGTGCGCTGGAATATGCCAAAGGGTGCCGTCTGGATAGCATAATTGACGAGGTGCTGCAACGCGTCCAGGGTTTCGCTTGATGCAGGAACGGCTGATTCCAACTCGAGATAGAGAGCATCCATCCCCTTATCGAGGAAGCGGATGCAGACGTCGACTGATTCGAGATCTGGCATGACTTCTACGGCAGAAGACGtcacaagctcgaggccTTTGGCAGAGTCAATTAGCCTTTGTTTCGCCTTGGCGCCTTCCGAGACCAATAGGCTAAGTACGGTAGCAAACAGAGAAGCATTTGAAGTGTCCTCTGCGCTTTCGGCGTCAATCAGCAACTCACTGATCGCGGCCTTGGTCAACAGACGCCGAGGAAGGCTGATCAatgagcagcaagctgcCAGAACGAGGTTGCGCAGCGTCCAGCTCTTCGATCCGTTCGCAAACAGTCCCGAGATGCGTGCAATGTCTCGAAGCTCGGACAACGTATTGCGATCGGATCTGGAAGCGATTTTGAGCTGTTTGTGCTCGTGCATGCGAAGCAAGGCAAAGCCATCCTTTCGGTTCTGACGGTGAGGCCGGTCTGCTCTCGTTATGAGGTCACGAAGTGTATCGTACAGCTGGGAACGATGCTCGCGAATCAAAGGCTCCGCACCCGAGACAGTTCTGAGTAATTTGGCGATGTAGATGGCCATGGCGGCATCCAGGACATCGTCAACACCCTCACCAGCTTCTGCACCTTTGAACAGGTCGAAGAGCCGAGCGATCAGATCCGAagccttgagcttgcgaaGAAATTCGGCAGACTGGGCTGATGCGAGCGGATCTTcaacatcgtcgtcatcgtcagccTCGCTGGCATCGCTTTGGCGGAGACCGCAGAGATCGGGCTTGCCGCACAAAAGGTTGACGAGTTCGATGACCGAACTTCGGCGGATAGAGAGACTCTGAGAAGCATCAAGACCAGAGAAGAGGTACTCGAGATCGTCGTTAAAGCGTCGAAGCTCGCCTTGGGATCGCAGCGAGGTGATGGACTTGAGGTTGAGCGTGGGATCTTGGGATTCGTCCCATTCTATGTCGTCGGCGCCTTCGCCCCACTTtttgagcagctcagcatAACTTTCGCGTGGCGCTGCGGTCCCCGAATCTGGCATGCGGACAGTGGACGCAACATTAGAAGCAGACCCATTCCGGTATGCAGTACCATTGGAGTTGCTGTTGAGctccgcctcgatctcatcTTCAATGTTGCGCGAACCGACGTTAGAGAacggctgagcagcagacTGGGTGAGAAGATTGTCCTCTGCCTGATCTGCAAGGAAGCTGCGTTGGAGGCCATAAGTGCGTTTGGCATTGCTCGCCGAAGCTTGCTTAATACCAGCAAGACGTCGAGCGCCAGATGCCGAGAGGGTTCCGTCTTGAGACTGGGTGTCGGCTTGCGACGTGGCATCCAATCGGCTGGAGGCAGCATCCGAAGGACCGACGCTGGGTTCTTGGTCCTCCTTGAGacgctgagcagcttggaaaGGCAGTGGTGCTGGAGCGCTCGCATTCAACAGTGCTGAAGGTGCTGTCTCAGTCCTGCGCAGTGATCCGCGTCTGGAATTGGTGAGGGCTTCGGCGATCTCATCCACCTTTGGTTTGGTGGAGCGAGCGGCTCTGAGACCCATCCTGTCTGCCATCCGGGGCCGCTTGGACGGGCTAAGGAAAGCACCACGGGTGATatgatcgtcgtcatcgaccAGATCAATGACCGGTAGAGTGGGTGATGGGAGTGGGCTTGGGGCAAACACAGGTTGTGTCGAGAGCAACACCTCGGCGTCGGATTGATGGAGGTGAACGGTGGGTTGGCTCTCGCTGCGGACAAATGGATTGCGAGGCTGGGGCAATGTGGGTTCGATGGCATCAAAGAGACTGGCGAGATCTTGAGCCGGACGGGAGGGAGTGCGCGATCGAGCGGGTCTTTTGGATGGAGATACAGAACGTCTTTTGGGCGagctgctgacgctgcgCTTGACAGGCGATCGGTGCGACTTTGCAGCAGTGGGAGAAGCAGCTCCTTGTGGACGCTGGGGAAACGATTCCGTGGGGTTCCGTGCTGTTGACGGCGAGCCTGGCTTTGGAAATAAGCCTGGCGTGGTTGACGAGGCCGACCTAGATATGAATGCTGACCGAGATGTGGAGGCGCGGGCAGATGGAAGAGTAGACGAAGGGTTCTCGTTGGATGCTCGACCGGCGAACGATTTGGACTTGAAGCCAGTGAGTGGCGAAACGTCGTCGACTGATATTGGTGCAAGAGCGGGACGATCTTTGGAAGTGGTATTGTTGGCTCGAGCGGTTTGGGGAGATGATGAGTGGTTGACGGCATTTCTGCGCGTAGGCTGAGGATCGGATGGACGAGCTTCACCGTCAGAGGACAGGCTCGATGATGAAGTGACGTCTGCGG carries:
- a CDS encoding Dik6 virulence factor, which produces MAAATIADLDAPERIPSLLHSIDPNSMIFLHRGQTRLQLAKALSTVVYAPLPHSSRIWLVASEFEVILTFLVCAIMLYKKRALGHFWIFTKRTSQNGSFVVSNAVFTLVLGVASYLFAWDSLAMIISSFSFANISTMQWWCVIPLPWLPLVVSAYISIHGFTVGCSPRSPLSVINSHAGTAHKRWYYVPIGKSPIILNTLLVLPCVLFTISSIALVAMSCNTFFRAKAFAHHHLSPDLLHQMQDSAAGHPTSLPNPDDLASDELVWLARNVAARYMDVHRYVCINLAIFAAAAISIFIPCIGYGIPNVVHLVDHACSRYPQPLPASCKSFPRKLWFLVTKGKPVSSHSTTHLNLGSWKMTILAVIYVSILVVCVPLFGFIPIFIICDTFPHRVQTGNLVPPILHAVLAASIITILSCTFVALFCCVSTLDPLFRAAIGLNMLRTHVPIDIHVEVHQSRAEEHDLTLSPTFVSKDPTMQASRKTSLKIKTLTTMPSNSTLSSMSKPSTLSGSSDQTFKG